Proteins co-encoded in one Paracoccus aestuarii genomic window:
- a CDS encoding response regulator, which yields MSDRSPIRLSARQIDLSILILVSVVIGGVFVLDLVFPLGTAVWLLYLLPLGLSFAGRWSWLPPVVAGLACLAMAAGYVADLVIFPEAGIAPLVAGANRAMAGLICLMLGGMGRKLIQNRQSLTREGWITQTQAAVSRAVQGELDAQRLGRAVLGVLGDRIGARAAVIYGRNGNGHRLLAHWGIDATTLAERVTEGEGHLGRALADGQVVALRLPPDESLVWASGLARGAVPHVLIVPLSDGQGVNGVIEFGLDRPASADLLDLFARLGDRIGVALRSAIYRQQLQELLEETRRQSEELRAHGEELAASNEELEEQTRALQDSQRLLEAQQTELETQNAQLESQTQELEEQRDALARSRRMLEDQAEELSRESRYKSEFVANMSHELRTPLNALLIMSRLLAENRPRTLTDEQVRWAETIEASGKDLLALINDILDLSKIESGKLDLSRDLIQPQALAEKLTRAFEAQARQKNLRLVTEIAPGTPDFESDRQRLEQVLRNFLSNALKFTERGQITLRVAPAAQGVALSVTDTGIGIDADQQEAVFEAFRQADGTISRRFGGTGLGLSISRELADLLGGRVTLTSEAGKGSTFTLLLPATMPLQQPVPARAAPARATVDGGPAAMPDPAEGVLMLDALPGVDDDRAAIQPGDRVMLVVEDDAAFARLLLDLARELGFRGVCVGRADDAVRAARHFLPHAIVMDVGLPDHSGLSALDRLKRDTSTRHIPVHMVSAEDYTKEALAQGAISYMMKPVSRDQLAEAIRSLEDRLDQRLRRVLIVEDDPAQMEGLRALLTSDGVETVGAGTAAAALQICRTQTVDCIVLDMTLPDASGFDLLQQLDQDGTASFPPVIVYTARALSEAEEQRLRRYSKSIIIKGAKSPERLINEVTLFLHQVVSDLPQKQRDMLAASLNRDAQLEGRRILVVEDDIRNIYALTGVFEPHGATVQIARNGREALEALGRINDGAAPKVDLVLMDVMMPEMDGLTATREIRKIDRWKTLPIIMLTAKAMAEDQNQCLAAGANDYLPKPLDVDKLLSLTRVWMRR from the coding sequence GTGTCCGACCGTTCCCCGATCCGTCTTTCCGCCCGCCAGATCGACCTGTCCATCCTGATCCTGGTCAGCGTCGTCATCGGCGGCGTCTTTGTCCTGGACCTGGTCTTTCCCTTGGGGACGGCGGTGTGGCTGCTCTATCTGCTGCCCTTGGGCCTCAGCTTTGCGGGGCGCTGGTCCTGGCTGCCGCCCGTGGTGGCGGGGCTGGCCTGCCTGGCGATGGCGGCGGGCTATGTCGCCGATCTGGTGATCTTTCCCGAGGCCGGGATCGCGCCGCTGGTCGCGGGGGCGAACCGGGCGATGGCGGGGCTGATCTGTCTGATGCTGGGCGGCATGGGCCGCAAGCTGATCCAGAACCGCCAGTCCCTGACGCGCGAGGGCTGGATCACCCAGACCCAGGCCGCCGTGTCCCGCGCCGTCCAGGGGGAACTGGACGCGCAGCGCTTGGGCCGGGCGGTCCTGGGCGTGCTGGGCGACCGGATCGGCGCGCGGGCCGCGGTGATCTATGGCCGCAACGGCAACGGCCACCGCCTGCTGGCCCATTGGGGCATCGACGCCACCACCTTGGCCGAGCGCGTGACCGAGGGCGAGGGCCATCTGGGCCGTGCCCTGGCCGATGGCCAGGTGGTCGCGCTGCGGCTGCCCCCGGACGAATCGCTGGTCTGGGCCTCGGGGCTGGCGCGCGGCGCCGTGCCCCATGTGCTGATCGTGCCGCTGTCGGACGGGCAGGGGGTGAACGGGGTGATCGAATTCGGGCTGGACCGGCCCGCATCGGCGGACCTTCTGGACCTGTTCGCGCGCTTGGGCGACCGGATCGGCGTGGCGCTGCGCTCTGCCATCTATCGCCAGCAGCTGCAGGAGCTGCTGGAGGAGACCCGCCGCCAGTCCGAGGAGCTGCGCGCCCATGGCGAGGAGCTGGCCGCCTCGAACGAGGAGCTGGAGGAGCAGACCCGCGCCCTGCAGGACAGCCAGCGCCTGCTGGAGGCCCAGCAGACCGAGCTGGAGACCCAGAACGCCCAGCTGGAAAGCCAGACCCAGGAGCTGGAGGAACAGCGCGACGCGCTGGCCCGGTCGCGCCGCATGCTGGAGGACCAGGCCGAGGAGCTGTCCCGCGAGAGCCGCTACAAATCCGAATTCGTCGCCAATATGAGCCACGAGCTGCGCACGCCGCTGAACGCGCTGCTGATCATGTCGCGCCTGCTGGCCGAGAACCGGCCCCGCACGCTGACCGACGAACAGGTCCGGTGGGCCGAGACGATCGAGGCGTCGGGCAAGGACCTGCTGGCGCTGATCAACGACATCCTGGACCTGTCCAAGATCGAATCGGGCAAGCTGGACCTGTCGCGCGACCTGATCCAGCCCCAGGCCTTGGCCGAAAAGCTGACCCGCGCCTTCGAGGCTCAGGCCCGCCAGAAGAACCTGCGCCTGGTGACCGAGATCGCCCCCGGCACACCGGATTTCGAATCCGACCGCCAGCGCCTGGAACAGGTTCTGCGCAACTTTCTGTCCAATGCGCTGAAATTCACCGAGCGCGGCCAGATCACCCTGCGCGTGGCCCCCGCCGCTCAGGGCGTGGCCCTGTCGGTCACCGATACCGGCATCGGCATCGACGCCGACCAGCAGGAGGCCGTCTTCGAGGCCTTCCGCCAGGCCGATGGCACGATCTCGCGCCGGTTCGGGGGAACGGGGCTGGGCCTGTCGATCTCGCGCGAACTGGCGGACCTGCTGGGCGGGCGGGTGACGTTGACCAGCGAGGCGGGAAAGGGCAGCACCTTCACCCTGCTGCTGCCCGCGACCATGCCCCTGCAACAGCCGGTCCCCGCCCGCGCCGCGCCCGCCCGCGCGACCGTGGATGGCGGCCCGGCGGCCATGCCCGACCCTGCGGAGGGGGTCCTGATGCTGGACGCGCTGCCGGGTGTCGATGACGACCGCGCGGCCATCCAGCCCGGCGACCGGGTGATGCTGGTGGTCGAGGATGACGCGGCCTTCGCGCGCCTGCTCTTGGATCTGGCGCGCGAGCTGGGGTTCCGCGGCGTCTGCGTGGGCCGGGCCGATGACGCGGTGCGCGCCGCGCGCCATTTCCTGCCCCATGCGATCGTGATGGATGTGGGCCTGCCCGACCATTCGGGCCTGTCGGCGCTGGACCGGCTGAAGCGCGACACCAGCACGCGGCACATCCCCGTGCATATGGTCTCGGCCGAGGATTACACCAAGGAGGCGCTGGCCCAGGGCGCGATCAGCTACATGATGAAGCCGGTCAGCCGCGACCAGCTGGCCGAAGCGATCCGCAGCCTGGAGGACCGTCTGGATCAGCGCCTGCGCCGGGTGCTGATCGTCGAGGACGACCCCGCCCAGATGGAGGGGCTGCGCGCCCTGCTGACCAGCGACGGGGTCGAGACCGTGGGCGCGGGCACCGCCGCCGCCGCGCTGCAGATCTGCCGGACGCAGACGGTGGACTGCATCGTGCTGGACATGACGCTGCCCGACGCATCCGGCTTCGACCTGCTGCAGCAGCTGGACCAGGACGGCACCGCATCCTTCCCGCCGGTCATCGTCTATACCGCCCGCGCGCTCTCCGAGGCCGAGGAGCAGCGCCTGCGCCGCTATTCGAAATCGATCATCATCAAGGGCGCGAAATCGCCCGAACGCCTGATCAACGAGGTGACGCTGTTCCTGCATCAGGTCGTGTCCGACCTGCCGCAGAAACAGCGCGACATGCTGGCCGCGTCCCTGAACCGCGACGCCCAGCTGGAGGGGCGCCGCATCCTGGTGGTCGAGGATGACATCCGCAACATCTATGCCCTGACCGGCGTTTTCGAGCCGCATGGCGCCACCGTCCAGATCGCCCGCAACGGCCGCGAGGCGCTGGAGGCCTTGGGCCGCATCAATGACGGCGCCGCGCCCAAGGTG
- a CDS encoding cytochrome b: MDGRARGYGTTARLLHWLVALLILLMIPAGYLMTGEGLARGTRDALFLFHKNVGAALIAVVALRLVWRLTHPPAPLPAHLPAWQRRAAGLSHAGLYVLMVVMPLSGYVRVRAGGFPIEALDRIGLPGLVPRSDALAQAASNLHAAAAWGLIALLALHLAAAAQHALIHRDGIWQRIWPPIRRG; encoded by the coding sequence ATGGATGGACGGGCAAGGGGCTATGGGACGACGGCGCGGCTGCTGCATTGGCTGGTCGCGCTGTTGATCTTGCTGATGATTCCCGCGGGATACCTGATGACGGGCGAGGGGCTGGCCCGCGGCACGCGCGATGCTCTGTTCCTCTTTCACAAGAACGTGGGGGCCGCGCTGATCGCGGTCGTGGCGCTGCGCCTGGTCTGGCGGCTGACCCATCCGCCCGCGCCGCTGCCCGCGCATCTGCCCGCATGGCAGCGCCGCGCGGCGGGGCTGTCGCATGCGGGACTTTACGTGCTGATGGTGGTGATGCCCCTCTCGGGCTATGTCCGGGTGCGGGCGGGGGGCTTTCCGATCGAGGCGCTGGACCGCATCGGCCTTCCGGGCCTGGTGCCGCGATCGGATGCGCTGGCGCAGGCGGCCAGCAATCTGCATGCCGCGGCGGCCTGGGGGCTGATCGCGCTGCTGGCGCTGCATCTGGCGGCGGCGGCCCAGCACGCCCTGATCCATCGCGACGGCATCTGGCAGCGGATCTGGCCGCCGATCCGCCGGGGCTGA
- a CDS encoding CDP-alcohol phosphatidyltransferase family protein, giving the protein MQISRPPSPRPTAPQPRRAPPCPRGWILAVPAGLALNLAVSVIVLGQGTGALVAGAVYLAAAGIVAVGMRRHYPHAVMGACNTVTLMRVALTAALIAPLMGDAPAGWLVAAVAAISLTLDGVDGYLARRANLCSDFGARFDMEVDAALALILALHALAGSPVGAEVLVLGVMRYLFAGAGLIWPWIMAPLPVSYFRKGVCVLQLATLIALQIPQMPPDTGIIQARIASVALVWSFARDVLWLWRHR; this is encoded by the coding sequence ATGCAGATTTCCCGCCCCCCATCGCCCCGACCGACCGCCCCGCAGCCCCGCCGGGCGCCGCCCTGCCCGAGGGGTTGGATCCTGGCCGTTCCCGCGGGGCTGGCGCTGAACCTGGCCGTGTCGGTCATCGTGCTGGGCCAAGGCACGGGGGCCTTGGTCGCGGGGGCGGTCTATCTGGCCGCGGCGGGGATCGTGGCCGTCGGGATGCGGCGGCATTACCCCCATGCGGTGATGGGCGCCTGCAACACGGTCACGCTGATGCGGGTGGCGCTGACCGCCGCGCTGATCGCGCCCCTGATGGGCGATGCGCCCGCGGGATGGCTGGTGGCGGCGGTGGCGGCGATCTCGCTGACCCTGGACGGGGTGGACGGCTATCTGGCGCGCCGGGCCAACCTGTGTTCGGATTTCGGCGCCCGCTTCGACATGGAGGTCGATGCCGCCTTGGCCCTGATCCTGGCCCTGCATGCCTTGGCGGGCAGCCCGGTCGGGGCCGAGGTGCTGGTCTTGGGCGTGATGCGATACCTGTTCGCGGGGGCGGGTCTGATCTGGCCCTGGATCATGGCGCCCCTGCCCGTCAGCTATTTCCGCAAGGGCGTCTGCGTGCTGCAGCTGGCCACGCTGATCGCGCTGCAGATCCCGCAGATGCCGCCCGATACGGGCATCATCCAGGCGCGCATCGCATCGGTCGCGCTGGTCTGGTCATTCGCCCGCGATGTTCTCTGGCTGTGGAGGCACCGATGA